The window CAGCAGACAAAGGTTCGCCAGCCGTCCAACTGAAGGGCGACTATAGCCGCCGCGTCCCGCTCCCGGTTGCGCCCGATCTTGTCCCGCCAGAAGTCCTCGCGTGTCTTTGGCCATTTGAACAGGTGGCAGTCGTGGCCATGCCAGAAGCAGCCATGCACGAAGATGGCAACGCGGTACTTGGGCAGGACGATATCGGGCTTCCCCGGCAGGTCTTTGCGATGGAGCCGAAAACGATAGCCGCGCGCGTGCAGTGCGCGCCTGACCAGCATTTCGGGCCTGGTATCCTTGCGTTTGATTCCAGCCATCATCTGGCTACGCTTTTCG is drawn from Glycocaulis alkaliphilus and contains these coding sequences:
- a CDS encoding very short patch repair endonuclease codes for the protein MADIVSREKRSQMMAGIKRKDTRPEMLVRRALHARGYRFRLHRKDLPGKPDIVLPKYRVAIFVHGCFWHGHDCHLFKWPKTREDFWRDKIGRNRERDAAAIVALQLDGWRTFVCWECALRQQGNLSNQLAVLEDFVQSKRSSGEIGSRCAS